The following are encoded in a window of Phaseolus vulgaris cultivar G19833 chromosome 3, P. vulgaris v2.0, whole genome shotgun sequence genomic DNA:
- the LOC137839433 gene encoding uncharacterized protein, with protein sequence MKKRLDTAKRRWTEELLEVLWAYRCTPQTTTQETSYNLMYDTETMIPVEVGESSIRRQLFDISLNQESLAVGLDLINELCDKSKIRKAACKLQAARRYNMKVWPRSFHKGDLVWREVRR encoded by the coding sequence ATGAAGAAGAGACTCGACACAGCGAAAAGAAGGTGGACCGAGGAACTGCTCGAGGTCTTGTGGGCGTACCGATGCACTCCTCAGACCACAACACAAGAAACGTCGTACAACCTCATGTACGACACCGAGACCATGATCCCAGTAGAAGTGGGCGAATCGTCCATCAGACGGCAGCTGTTTGACATATCCCTCAATCAGGAAAGTTTAGCAGTCGGGCTCGACCTCATCAACGAGCTTTGCGATAAAAGCAAGATCCGCAAAGCCGCCTGCAAGCTTCAAGCAGCAAGAAGGTACAACATGAAGGTTTGGCCAAGGAGCTTCCACAAGGGTGACCTTGTCTGGAGGGAAGTCAGACGGTAA